The following nucleotide sequence is from Bacteroidota bacterium.
TGCAATGTTCTACAAAGTACCGTTGTGCTTGCATATAGGCTATAGCTTTCTTAGTGTATTGTTCAAGATTAGCATTGGTAAAAGAATATTTTATTTCGTCCTTGCCTTCTTTGGTTTTCGTTTTACGGATAACCAGTAACCTTTGCTCTACTTGCATTTTACTGTTATTGATTATCCAAAGCTTTATAAAATGATAGTCAGCTACAAGAACTCCTTTGGCTGTATTACGAACACTAATACGCTGCCAATTTTCGTCATTTAAAGTCTGTAAATATTTTGATACACTTAATTCGTCTGTAGTTGCTTTTAATTTCTTGGGTTCACGACCCTTATTGCTTTTTCGCTCGGGAATAGCCAAGTCAGGACGTTCCAAATATATTTTTTGGTCTTTATGGATATCCAGCATGTACAGATAACCAAGCAAATCTATGCTGCTGGCAAAATCCACATCGTTACCATAATAACCATCGCCTCCAATAAAATCGAAGATGATGCCATTGGTTACTTGCTGGCGAATAATTTCTAATGCCAGTTCGAGCTTAGTTTTAAATGTTCGGTGCTTTACAGGAACGCCTGCTTTTTCGCATCTTGTCTTGTCGTCACACCAAGCCTTGGGAAGGTATAGTCGGGCATCAACCATTGATGCAAAATCCCCATTACTTAAACAAGCAAATACCGCAACCTGACTATTTGATAGTTTCCCTACATTCCCACAATATTGATGTCCAACGCCTACGCTATGGTCGCCTTTTTTTACCCAACCACTTTCATCAATAATCAATCCTGTAAGTTTTCTTTTGGGTAAAACCTGGCTTACTTCCTGGGCTACTTGATTTATCAAAACTCGATGATCCCAGTTAGACTCAGTTATAAAGTGCTGCATTTGATGGTAGTTAGCTCCCAAATCTTCGCTTATTCTTTCAATATTGCGCATCTGACTTTGTATTATTCCTAATGAATATTGCTGTGCTTTGTCAAAGAACTTCTTTGTTGAATTACAAAATACATGCTGATAATCATTAAGGTGAACACTAACTCGCTCTATTACAGAGGTCAGTGTTTTTCCATATCGATTATTATTTTTACGTTGTATTAAACATTTTTCGGAACGATAAGCCTGTTTTTCTGTGCATTGAAGATACTGAATTTCCTTGAAATATCAATGTTTACAAGGGTTTTGTTTAATCTGTTAAAGTAGAATTAGTTTATAACACTCAATTGTTGAACCTAAATATCATTTGGCATTACGCACAACGTTTTATGGTAGGGTTTCGTGCGGGATTTCGAAGCTGTTTCTTATCAGTTTACTACCTGCTTTTTTACGAGCCACCAACGCCCGAAAACCTCTGAAACCCGCATGAACTCTACCATGTGTTACCGGCTGCCTTTTTTATTTAAATCCATGTATCTCTTGAGCCTTTTTCCAATTTTTTTTTAAAATCGGCTTACTCACACTTGTCTCACCATTAGACGGCTCTCCTGAAAAATGGCAATACTTTTCTTTATATTCAGGGTCCGCATACTCATTCCATTTCTTATAAGCCTCTTTACTTAAAGGTTTATCAATATTGAAAGGGATTTCAACTCCAGTCCGAATACAGTATCCAGTCTGCTTTTGACTAGGTTTTGAAGCTGATTTTGTCTCTGGTTTTATTGCTTCTACTTTTTGAACAGAAATTGTCCGATGTTCACTCCCTCTTTTTATTCTGTCAACTTCAGAGGCAATCTGCTTATAAAGTTCTTCATCTTTCTCCTTGGAAATATATATCCCCATCTCAACATTGTTTTGTTGAGAGAACATATATAAATTCATTGATGTAATAATCGCTTCCTGCTCGTTGAAATAGCATTTTGCATGAAGGTCTTTATGGAACATCAATTTAATCCCAGGCATTGACTTTAGCCATTCACTATCATCGGGATTAATATCCGTTACTTTGCCATAAATTATAACAATATCAATTGAAAATTTATGTCTATCCTCAAGTGAGAGTTTAAGTTGATTATTAAGCTGTAAATAAGGACTAATAAGATATAACTTGTCATTTGAATTATTAATCAACTTTTTCAAGTAATAAGATACTCCTTGTGTGTCTAAAAATTCTGCCATAATTAGTTAATATTTATCGTTCGAATCTGTCATTTTTTAAGGTTGCCGGTAACGGGCCGCCAATATGAGCTGGCTGGGATTAAAACCACCAACCAAACAAACCAGCGATACCGCGGATTAAATATACAAACTTTTCTATTTCTGCAACCCCCAGCTTGCTTATATTGGCTGTTAGTGCTAGTTATAGGACACCTAAATCAAAATAAGAAATAGAATATCATGCCAACTATACACCCATATAGAAGTCCTGTTATTATATTGTATTTAAATCTCAGTTTTTTAATTTCATTTTTTTGGGATTTTTTAATCTTAAAAAGTAGACTTGGAACAGGTATCAATGCCATTTTATAAAATAACCAAAAATCAACAACTTGAGAATTTTTCAATATTAGTTTTATGCTATAATCAAGATGGTTTTGATGAGAAGTAAGTATAATAAAAATAAAGATGATTGTTGATAAAATATATTCTTGGTCACTTGATGTTAGTACCATAGATAGGTATACGGCAGATAAAATCGATATGGCTAATATGTTATAGAGAATTCTTTTTTTTCTGCTAATTCGAATGGTTGCTATGTTTTCTTTAACCTCAAAACTATAGTCTTTTAATACTTCGTTAATAAGTCCAAAAGCAAGTTTGAAATTATCCAGATATAAAGGCTCTGAAATATAAAGGCCAACCCTTAAAAAGAGATATAATAAAGCAACTAATAAAGGGCATATCAGAAAGCCATAAATACCACTTGCAACAAATATCAAAGTGCTTGTGATGCCTAGACAGAGCAACATCATAAACTTTGTAAAAACGGTAAGTCTAACAGTTAAATCAACTTTTGTTTTTCCCTCATGACAATTATAGCTACCTATTAATTCAAAGAGACTGTATATAAACCTATCTCCAGAATAATCAGGGATCAGCATATTATAAGGATGATTAATAGTAAATGTCTTTGCCTCTACTACACCTTTTAATCCTCGTATGGAATCTTTATTCCTCTCAGAGAACTTTGATTTGAACTTTCTGCGAAAATCTTCTTCTGAAAAATTCAAGTCAAGACTATATTTCTTTTTAAGTAGGTATTTCATTTTTAATTAGCACTAACGGTGGTGGTATGAGAAGCTGCCGATTGCGGGCGAATTATTTATCAGGCTACACAATTGTTGATGCGGGTGATGAACCTGCAAATTTCACAACTCCCGGCAGTTTTTTATACCACGTGTTGGGTGTATGTGCCTTTTCTTATGTGCTTTTTACTCTTTCTTTTCTCTTTGTCAGCCTTAATGTAATCACTGATCATTTTTTTCTCTTTCTCTGTCAATGGTTTTGGGTCAACAAAGAAATCAACTTCCAAAGGTTCTCTAATCAATCCCATAGTATTTAATTTTTAAAATATTTATCAATCAACTTTAACGCAGAATCCGTATTGATAACCATTAAATGGCCACCAACATTATTCGCTCCAAGTGTCTTTTCATAATGCTCAATTAATTGAGTTTTTGAGGTAAATGAAACATAACCATCAAATCCACGATGAAATGATATTCGACATACAAATGCAACAAGATTTCCTGGTACTCCTAAATACACTTTATTTCGACCAAGATTAAAATGAGCACTTTCAATCAGGTGCATATAAACATGGTCTTCTCGTTCAGTTATACTTACCAATCCCTGGATTATGTCTGGATTTCCTGTAATTGTCAGTTTATAAACGTCACGATCAGGTTGTTGGTACTCGTTTTTCCAATTAAATAGCCATCCGTTTTTCTTTGTAATTGATTTTAAGTCACTTTTATCAATCAACGTAACGTCTGTCTGAAAGCTATCTCCCGTTATGACGTTCTCAATCGAATTAGTCAATTTATCAATCTCTATATCAATATATTGAGGATTCTGTTTCATAATTCAAATTTACCAAAAATCAACGAGAATTTAGCAAGTTTGTGAGGTTTTTCTGGCATTACACCCAACGTTTAGTATATGCAAAGTAGGCGGTTGCGGGCTTCAAACCTATCAAACCGTAACAATTTTGAAGCGGGCTACAACCTTTGAATTTACTACTATTGCGCCTATTTTGTATATACTGTGTTGGCTGTAGTACTTCTTTAATCTTCAAAGTCATTTATATTTTTCCAGAAATAAGGTGAAATCCAACAGTCAGTCGAATCGCATTCAATTTCTTCGTAAACAAGTTGTTTTTCGGTTTCTTCTCCGAATGAAACAATCTCTATTTTTATCTGCTTTTCATTCTTATCAGTAATCTCAGCAAGTATTACGTTGTCTTTTCTTGGTTCTCCAAGCCAGTTTCTTTCGTAATAAATGTGTTGAGCAATAGTGTCTCCAATATTAAACTTACTCATATGATTTACCCAAGCAATTGAATCTTGTTCCGCTCTCCATTCAGGATTATTCATATTTACATACCATTGATGAATATCTTTAATCTGTTGTTCAAGATTAATATCCAATCCGTTTAATTTTCTATAATAGGAGCGTAAAATAACTCCAGACATATCATCGTTATGAAATAATCCTTTTGCTGCTAAATCCTTTCTTAAATCTGACTTTGTAACAATTAATCCAAGTAAATATCTGTTGTATAACCAATAATTCCTAATCCACATTCCAATGGTAAGATGCGTTTGAGCAATAAAATCATTTTCAGTCATAGTTTTTATCAGATTTTTTGAAGAATCAGGAATAATTTTATCTAACTGCTCTAATGATTCACTAAAATCCTCTGGAATATATTTCTTTTCTTTTTGGTCAGTTCTTGTCCAAATAAATTGATTGAAATTATCAATCCAAGTAGTAAAATATAATTTCTCATAATCTAGTTTTCTTAAATGACAATCTCAAATTTCGTCTCCCCTAATATTTATGGCATAATCTGAATGTTCCTGCTGCGATTGTATTACAGCCAACGGTACGCCAATATGAGCAGGCTGGGATTAAAACCATCAACCCAAAAAACCAGCGATACCGCGGATTAAATATACAAACTTTTCTATTTCTGCAACCCCCAGCTTGCTTATATTGGCTGTTATAGCCTGGTGGCGGCGTGTTAAAAGCGCAAAAGCTATATGGGCGCACAAGGTTTGGAACATCATTTTGCCCCCGGAACCGGATTTAATTGCTATCTCATCTATCTGCCGGGCGTTTAATAGCTGCAGGACTTGTCACGGTGCCAGGCAAAGTGGCGGAAAAGTTGCTTCAAAAACCATTAGCCAAACCATTGGCTCAGAGGCTGAGTAAATGGTTATTATTCAGCAGACAAAAGGCTTTATTGCCAAAAGAGCCAAAGCTTACTCATGGTTTTGGAACTGGTTTTTGAACTTTACCCAAGTTTTGTGACACTTTGCAAGCCGTTTCAATAGCGCTCCAATTAAATGAAGCGGTGGGACTGGGGCATGCAAAATGTGTGATCAAACCGGAGCTCACTTAGAAGCACTATCCAAAAAAAAGACCTTAAAATGGCAGGTGACACTTGGCTGTAACGTTGATGGTATGGTGTCGTGCGGGATTACGAAGCAATTCCCTATCAGTTTACATCGGCTTTTTTTACGAGCCACAAACGCTCGAAAACCTCTGAAACCCGCATGCACTATACCATGTGTTATAGCCCGTTTTTATTCTTCTAGTTTAGTCTTTATCTCGTTTTTTAAAATATTCCAATCACTTTTTAGTACCTGACAATTGCCATTAATTTTCCTGTCAGTTGTTATTACAAATTTATCAAAATCAGTTTTTGAATATAATTGAAAACCAATAAATCCAGTCCATTTTGATTTGTCTACTTTATATTCACCATTTTTGCAATAATTAAAAAATTCACATGGTTGTGTTTCGAAATATTTCAAGCAAAACACTGAAACATATTCTGACAAAGCTCCATCACTTTGATTTAAAACGCTATTGAAAATATAAAAATAAAATGGTCGTATTTCATTATTCAAAGTCATTACTGAGTCAAGAAACGCAAATGTTTCAGAATTATCATAGAGTTTAAATT
It contains:
- a CDS encoding phospholipase D family protein; the protein is MAEFLDTQGVSYYLKKLINNSNDKLYLISPYLQLNNQLKLSLEDRHKFSIDIVIIYGKVTDINPDDSEWLKSMPGIKLMFHKDLHAKCYFNEQEAIITSMNLYMFSQQNNVEMGIYISKEKDEELYKQIASEVDRIKRGSEHRTISVQKVEAIKPETKSASKPSQKQTGYCIRTGVEIPFNIDKPLSKEAYKKWNEYADPEYKEKYCHFSGEPSNGETSVSKPILKKNWKKAQEIHGFK
- a CDS encoding IS701 family transposase → MRNIERISEDLGANYHQMQHFITESNWDHRVLINQVAQEVSQVLPKRKLTGLIIDESGWVKKGDHSVGVGHQYCGNVGKLSNSQVAVFACLSNGDFASMVDARLYLPKAWCDDKTRCEKAGVPVKHRTFKTKLELALEIIRQQVTNGIIFDFIGGDGYYGNDVDFASSIDLLGYLYMLDIHKDQKIYLERPDLAIPERKSNKGREPKKLKATTDELSVSKYLQTLNDENWQRISVRNTAKGVLVADYHFIKLWIINNSKMQVEQRLLVIRKTKTKEGKDEIKYSFTNANLEQYTKKAIAYMQAQRYFVEHCIKESKQILGLDQFQTRKWLAWQHQVALNFLVSSFILKEKLHCFDDLPLLSARDIKEFITFKLYKQMTEEQMIDRIYDRHLKRQRDINYSYSKL